The nucleotide sequence GCCTCCCCGCGAGGGGACCCGGTTCACGGGCCTCGTGGAACGAGCCGATGGAACGGCCGGTCGCCTCGAAGATCTCCAAGGCCCGCATCACCCGCATCCGGTCCGAGGGCCGCAGGCGCCCTGCGCTCTCGGGGTCGCGGGACGCGAGGGCGGCGTGCAGCGCCTCGGTCGGCTGCCCTTCCGCCTCGGCCCGGATTCGTGCGCGAACCGGCTCCGGCACCGCGGGCAGGTCCGAGATCCCCTCGTCGAGGGAGCGGAAATACAGGCCGGTGCCGCCGACGAAGATCGGCAGGGTTCCGGCCTCGACGCCTGAGAGGATCGCGGCGGCCTGCCGCTGGAAGTGACCGACCGAAAAATTTACCGCACCGTCCACGCTGCCGTAGAGGTGGTGGGGTGCCAACGCCTCTTCCTGCGGGGTTGGCCGGGCCGAGAGCACGCGCAGGTCGGCATAGACCTGCATCGAATCCGTGTTGATCACCGCGCCGCCGAAGGCGCGGGCGATCCGCGATCCTAGTGCCGACTTGCCCGAGGCGGTGGGCCCTGCAATGAGGATGGCGGCCGGGCGCCCCGTCTCCTGCCCGTCCGAACTTTGCACGGCTGACCTCCATGACCCTCGTTGCGACGCTGATAGCAAACCCGGCCCGGCCCGCCATCACGGATGCGGTGCTCGCCGAGGCGCGCCGGGTGACCCGCACGGAGCATCAGCCGCGGATTCTCCACGGCGAAGTGGCAGCGGAACTCCTGGTTCCGGGTACGCTCGAAGGGGCGCCAGCCCTGACCGAGGCCCTGCGCGGGGCGCTCGGGTCAGAGCCGATCGACGTGGCCGTGCTTCCCCACGATCAGCACCGCCGCAAGCGGCTGTTCCTGGCGGACATGGACTCGACCATGATCGAGCAGGAATGCATCGACGAACTCGCCGATGTCGTCGGGATCAAGGATCAGGTGGCGGCGATCACCGAGCGAGCGATGCGCGGAGAGGTCGCCTTCGAGCCGGCCCTGCGGGAGCGGGTGGGGCTGCTGAAGGGACTGTCGGTCAGCGTGATCGACGGCCTGATCCGCGATGCGATCCGCCTGACGCCGGGCGGCGGCACTCTCGTTGCGACGATGCGGGCGCACGGCGCCTTCACCTGCCTCGTCTCCGGCGGCTTCACCCTGTTCACCGGGCCGATCGGAGCGAAGCTCGGCTTCGACGAGACCCGCGCCAACCGTCTCGACGTCGCGGACGGGCATCTGACCGGGCAGGTGGTCGAGCCGATCGTCGGAGCGGAGGCTAAGCGGGCGAGCCTCATCGAATTGCGGGAGCGTCTAGGCCTGAGCGCGGGCGAGACGATCGCTGTGGGCGACGGCGCCAACGATCTGCCGATGCTCGGAGAGGCTGGCATCGGCGTCGCATTCCGGGCGAAGCCGAAGGTGGCCGAGGCCGCCCGCGTTCGGATCGAGCACGGTGACCTGACGGCTTTGCTCTACCTGCAGGGATTCTCGGCGGCGGAGTTCGCGAAGTAGATCAGAGGGGAAGGGCGCAACGCGCGCCCTTCCCAGATCGGCGGCTCATTCCAGTCCGATCGCCACGAAGCGCACGTCGCCGCTGGCGCTGGCGACCAGCAGCAGCACCGACTTGCGGCCTTCCTTCTTGAGGGCCTCGACTCGCTTCGTCACGTCGGCGGGGTTCGACACTGCCTCCTGGCCGACCTCGACGATGACCTCACCCGGCTGGATTCGCTTGTCGGCGGCGGTCGAGTTCGGATCGACCTTGGTCACGACCACGCCGTTCTTGACGCTCTCCTTGATGTTGTAGCGGCGGCGCGCCTCGTCGCTGAGGCCGGACAGGTTGAGACCGAGGATCTGGCGGTTGACCGCTTCCGGCTCCGGCTGCTTGACGTTGGCGACCTGGGTCTTCTCGCCGTCCTCCAGGCGGCCGAGCAGGACCGCCTTGGTCTGCTCCTCGCCCTTGCGCACGATCTGCACGTCCACCGTCTTGCCGACCGGGGTGGCGGCGACGATGCGCGGCAGCTCGCTCGACGACTTCACCGGCACGCCGTTGAACTTGACGATGACGTCGCCGACTTCGAGCCCCGCCGTCTTGGCCGGGCCCTTCTCATCGACGCCAGCCACCAGCGCGCCCTTGGCGCCGCCCTTCAGGCCGAGCGCCTCGGCGGTGGCCTCATCGACGTTCTGGATGCGCACGCCGAGCCAGCCGCGGCGCACCTCGCCGAACTGCCGCAGCTGATCAACGACCTGGCTCGCCGTTCCCGACGGAACCGCGAAGCCGATGCCGACCGATCCGCCCGAGGGGGAAAGGATCGCGGTGTTGATGCCGATCACCTCGCCATCCATGTTGAACAGCGGTCCGCCCGAATTGCCCTTGTTGATGGCCGCATCCGTCTGAATGTAGTTGTCGTAGGGACCGGACTCGATGTTGCGACCGCGGGCCGAAACGATGCCGGCGGAGACGGAACCGCCGAGGCCGAACGGGTTGCCGATCGCCATCACCCAGTCGCCGGGGCGCATCTTGTCGGAATCGCCGAAGGGCACCGCCTTGAGCGGGCGCTCCGCCGTCGGCTTCACCCGCAACAGGGCGAGATCGATCTTCGGATCCTTGCCGATGATCTCCGCCTTCAGCTTGGTGCCGTCGCTCAGGATGACCTGGATGTCGTTGGCGTCGCCGATGACGTGGTTGTTCGTCACCACGATGCCGGATGCGTCGATGATGAAGCCGGAGCCGAGCGAGTTCGACTTGCGCGACGGCCCGCGCGGGCTGTCGTCGTCGCCCTTCGGGGTGCCCTGGCCGCGCCGCTTGAAGAATTCTTCGAAGAGATCCTCGAACGGCGTGCCCTGAGGCAGTTGCGGCATGGAGCGGCCGCCCCGGTTGCTCGCCTCGACCGTGGTCGAGGCCGAGATGTTCACCACCGCATCCGTCACCTTCTCGGCGAGGTCGGCGAGCGATTCCGGGCCGCGGGCGAACGCGGGGAGTGGCAGGGCGGTGACCGTGATGGTGACGCCCAGCACCGCGGCGGCCAGGGCCGAAGAGGCGCGCCGGGCAAGAGACGGCGTTCGGCCCCGGGCGGCGTTCGCGGCGAGTCTCATGGACGTTTCCCCAAGCTCATAAACGGTGCCTGATTCAGGCCGGCATATAAATTCGGCGGCCGGCACCCTCGATCAAGGGCGCCGGCCGCATCGGTCGGATCGGTCGCAGGCCGCTCAGCGCACGGCGCCGGTGGTCTCGCTGTTGCCGGAGGCCGTCGGCTGGGCAGCACCGTTCCGGGCACCCTGCGGGCGGCGGCCCTGCGGATCGTTGAAGTAGCGGAAGAAGTCCGAGCCGGGGCTCACGACCAGCCGCGTGTCCTGACCCTTCAGCGCGTGCTCGTAGGCCTGCATCGAGCGGTAGAAGGCGAAGAAGTCCGCGTCCTGCCCGAAAGCCTCTGCGAGGATGCGGTTCTTGTCCGCATCGCCCTGACCGCGCAGCTCTTCCTGCTTCTGATTGGCCTCGGCCAGGATCACGACGACGTCGCGGTCGGCCTTGGCGCGGATCAGGGTGGCCGCCTGATCGCCGTTGGCGCGGATGTCGGTCGCCTCCTTCTTCCGCTCGGAGGTCATGCGGTCGTAGACCGCCTGACTGTTCTTGGCGGGAAGGTCGACGCGGGTCATGCGCAGATCGACGATCTCGACGCCGAGCCCCTTGGCCTGCCGGTTCACGTCCTCCTGGATCGTGTTCATCAGGTCGGAGCGCTCGGTGCGCACGATGGCGTCGCGACTGGTGCGGGCCAGCACGTTACGCAGCGCCGAGTTGGTGAAGCTCGCCAGACGCTGGTTCGCCAGCGCGATCGTGCCGACCGACTGATAGAACTTCAGCGGATCGACGATGCGGTAGCGGGCGAAGGCGTCCACCTCGAGGTTCTGCCGGTCGGCGGTGAGCAGGGTCTGGACCGGCAGGTCGAGATCGAGCACCCGCTTGTCGAACAGCACGACGCTGTCGGTGAACGGCACCTTGAAGTAGAGGCCGGGCTTGTTCTGGCCCACCGGATTCAGCACGTCGCGCACGCGGCCGAGCTGAAGCACGAGCGCCTGCTGCATCTGCCCCACGGTGAAGACCGAAGCGTAGAGCCCGATCCCCACCACGGCGACGATAAGGAGCAGGCCGGTTCGGATCGCTGGATTGTTCATCGGCCCGCCGCTCCATTCGACTGTGCGCGGCCGCTGTCGAGCAGCGGAAGCACCGGGAGCACGCCCGCAGCGCTGGCGCCGCCGGCCACGCCGCCGTTCTGATCGATGATGACCTTGTTCACGGAGCCGAGCACTTTCTCCATGGTTTCCAGGAAGATCCGCTCACGGATCACCTCAGGGGCGACCTTGTAGGAATCGTAGACTTGACGGAAGCGGGACGCTTGACCCGTCGCCTCGGCCGTCGCCTGCGACCGATAGGCCTCAGCGGCCTGCACGACCTTACTCGCGTTGCCTCGGGCGTCGGGGACGACGCGGCTGGCATAGGTCTCGGCCTCGTTGCGCACCTGCTGGGCGTATTGTTGCGCCGCGTTCACGTCGATGAAGGCCGGCCGCACCTCCGGGGGAGGGGTGACGCTGGTGAGCTGCACGACCTCGATGCGCACGCCGGCACCGTACTCGTCGAGCGCGCTCTGGACGATCTCCTTGACCTCCTGGGCGATGCTGGACTGCTCGTTGGTCAGGATCGCCTGGATGTTGCGGCGGCCGATGACCTCGCGCATCGCGCTCTCGGAGATCGCCTTGATGGTCCCCTCCGGATTGGCGAGGTTGAAGACGTAATCCTCCGCCTTGAGCGGATTGACGCGCCACTGCACCTCGAAATCGATGTCGACGATGTTCTCGTCGCCGGTGAGCATCAGGCTCTCTTCCGCCACGTCGCGCTGGCGCGTGGTGCCGCCGGTGGGGATGTAGCCGATCGGAATCGAGTTCACGATGCCGACGTTGGGCTTCTGCACCGACCCGATCGGGTAGGGGAAGTTGTAGCGCAGACCTTCACCGGACTGGCCGGTATAGCGCCCGAAGATCGTGTTGATGCCGACCTCGTTGGGCTTCACGATGTAGAAGCCGGTCAGCAGCCACGCGCCGAGCACGAGGCCTGCCGCCACGAGGATTCCCTTGCCGCCGCCGAAACCTCCGCCCGGCATCACGCCGCGGAGCCGATCCTGGCCGCGCCGGAGCAGATCCTCGAGATCGGGGGGCGTCTTGCCGCCGCCCCCGCCACCCCAGGGGCCGCCGCCATTGCCGCCGCCGGGACGGCCCCAAGGGCCCCCTCCGCCGCCGCTCTGATTGCTCCAAGGCATTCTCGACGTGAACTCCTGCTGAAGCCGGCCCCCGCGGATGCGGCAGGCCCTTGCCCTAAAACTCGATCCACCGCCCTGCCGCTTCTCTGCCTGAGTGCGGAGAGAACCGGTTTTCCCAAGCGCCAGAACGCGTTTGCGGTGCCGCAAGGACGCCGCGCACCTGAGTGGCGCCGCGCCGTCCTGTCAAGGCTGGCAGGTGGGCCCGCACCGCGTCAACCGCAACGGCTGATCGAGCCGCGAATCTGTTCCCGCCCCTGCGGCCAAAGCGCCAATTCCCCGGTCAACGATCGGTGATCCGCTCCAAATCCACGAATTCAAAGGCGAATTCGTCGCGCTCACCCGCCCCGTGCGCCTCGCGGAAGGTTTCACGGAAGGCGGCTCGGTCGAAGGGCGGAAAGTACGCATCGCCCTCCGGCGCGGCATCGACCTCGGTGAGGTGCAGCCGGTCGGCATGTGGCAGGGCGAGCCGGTAGATCTCGGCACCTCCCACCACCATCAGCGTTTCGCTTTCGGCGGCCGCGAGCGCGGCGTCCCAATCGTGCACGACGGTCGCGCCGGGAATGGCGAGGCTGCGGTCGCGGGTCAGGACGAGGCTGCGCCGGCCGGGCAGCGGGCGGCCGATCGAATCCCAGGTCTTGCGGCCCATCAAGATCGGCTTGCCCATGGTGAGCGCCTTGAAGCGCGCGAGGTCACTCGAGATCCGCCAAGCGAGATCGTTGTCGCGGCCGATCACGCCGTTGCGGGCAATCGCGACGACGAGGGCGATGCGGGGATTTTCCATCAGACGGCCACCGGCGCCTTGATGGCGGGATGCGGTTCGTAGCCCTCGATCACAATGTCCTCGAAGCGGAAATCGAACAGCGAGCGCACCTCCGGATTCAGGCGCAGCCGGGGCAGGGGCCGCGGCGCGCGCGAGAGGAGGAGGCGGGTCTGCTCCAAGTGGTTGGCGTAGAGATGCGCGTCGCCGAAGGTGTGGACGAAGTCACCGGCTCGGAGCCCCGTCACCTGCGCCATCATCGCGGTGAGCAGGGCGTAGCTCGCGATGTTGAACGGCACGCCGAGGAAGGCGTCGGCCGAGCGCTGGTAGAGTTGGCAGGAAAGCCGGCCCTCCGCGACGTAGAACTGGAACAGGCAATGGCAGGGCGCGAGCGCCATCCGGTCGAGATCGGCCGGGTTCCAGGCCGAGACGATCAGGCGACGCGAATCCGGGTTGCGGGCTATCTGGTCGAGGATCCAGGCGATCTGATCGACCGTGCCGCCGTCGGGCTTGGCCCAGCTCCGCCATTGCTTGCCGTAGACGGGGCCGAGATCGCCGTCGGCGTCGGCCCACTCGTCCCAGATCGTGACGCCGTTCTGCTTCAGGTAGGCGATGTTGGTCTCGCCCTTCAGGAACCACAGCAACTCGTGGATGATCGAGCGCAGGTGGAGCTGCTTGGTCGTCACCAGCGGGAAGCCGTCGGAGAGATCGAACCGCATCTGGTGGCCGAACACGGAGAGCGTGCCCGTGCCGGTGCGGTCCTCCTTGCGGACGCCCTCGGACAGGATGCGGGTGAGCAGATCGTGATAGGCGCGCATGGCTCCTCAGATCTGGCGGGCGCCCCGGCCGATGTCGAGTGGGGCTTTCCCGCCGTCCCGTCTTTCCCGACGTCTTGGTTACGCAGGATCGCCGCTAACGCAGGAGGCTCGGCCCGATCTGGTAGGCGACCAGACAGAAATTGCTCCAACCGTGAAGCAGGATGCAGGGCCAGAGCCGCCCCGTGCGCCAGCGCAGCCAGCCGAGGGTGAGCGCGAGCGGGAGCAGGGTCAGCGGACGAGCGAGCGCACTCTTGGCGCCGGGATCGAGAGAGACGTGGGCGAGGCAGAACAGCAGCGCCGTCGCCACGATCGTCCCGGCCGGCCCCATGAAGGCGCTGGCGCGGGCGAACGTCTCGCCCCGCAGCAGCAATTCCTCCGTGATCGGTGCAAGCACCACGACGAAGGCGAACCACAGGGCGAGCATCGACGGGCTGAGGAAGGGCGAGAGGCGAACGCCGTTGCCGAAATTCATGTTGAGCGCGGCGGCACTGGTCGTCACCCAGGCGATGTGGATCAACGGCCAGAGTGGCAGCAGCAGCCAGAGCCGCCGCATCGGCGCCCGCGCTTCATCGGGCCGTGCCAGGCCGAGGCGTCGGCGCCATGCTCCGCCCGCCACCCAGGCGGCCAGCGAGACGACGAGACCGGCCATCAACACCTGCCGCAGGGCATCCACCGCGACGGCTCGGCCGGCAAGTTCGGAGAGGGGCAAGCGCGGGCGTGCGGCGGTGTCGAGGAGCGGGTCGATCCCGAGGCGCAGGTCGCCGCCGATCCGGATGATGGCGATGGCCAGCCCGCTCGCCAGAACCAGGATGAAGAGCGGGACCGCAATGAGCAGCAGCACACGGCCGAGCCACAGAAGGCCCGCTTCGAGGCGGGCGAGCGGCGGCTTCGACGGGCGCGCGTCGGCGGAGGCGGGCGGCATATCGGCCACGCTCGCAACGCGGAGCGGGTCTGAGCGCAGATCGCTCTTCAAAACCGCCGTCGGCCTCTCTATATTCGCCTTGCCGGTCGCAAGGCCGGCTATGGCGATAAACGTTCTTCGAAATAAACCTATCGGACCCGGGGGCGGTACCCGGCGCCTCCACCCGAACCCAGGACCGATGGCCGCACGGCCTCAGGTGTTGGGTTCCGGCGGGGGCGAAATAGGATCGACGAGGGCGTAAAGGTAGAGCTTTCGCTCGGCATGGTTCCGCCGTTATCGGGCCTTTGCAATAGTTGCCAACGACAACTTTGCTCCGGTGGCTGTCGCCGCGTAAGCGGTGCCAAAAACCGACCTAAAGTCCTAGCGGGTAGCACCGCATAGGCGGGGTTCGGAGGTACCTGGCAACAGAAACCTCCACTCATTTCCACGACCCGGCGCAGCCCAATCCCGGCCGTGACCGGTCAAGCGAGCGCCGATGGCCGAAGATCTGATCCGTTACGATCTCCTGGTTCAGGACGCCCTGCGCGGCGTCGTGCGCAAGGTGCTGACTGATGCCGCCCGCGAGGGTCTCTCCGGCGAGCACCACTTCTACATCTCGTTCCGCACCGAGGCGCCGGGCGTGCGGATGTCGCAGCGCCTGCGCGAGAAATACCCGCAGGACATGACGATCGTCCTGCAGCACCAGTTCTGGGATCTCGGCGTCTCCGAGCACAGCTTCGAGGTCGGCCTGTCGTTCTCCGGCGTGCCGGAGCGGCTGCTGATCCCGTTCGATGCGCTGTCGGGCTTCTTCGACCCCTCGGTGCAGTTCGGCCTGAAGTTCGATCTCAACGAGGGGGCCGAGGGCGAGCAGCCGGAGGAAGCGCAGCCGAGCGCGCCGATCAAGGCCGGTCCGCGTGGCGCGGCATCCGAGCCTGCCGAGATCAAGCCGAAGGGCACCGGCCTCGCGACGGTTCAGGGCGGCCCGAAGATCGTCCCGGCACTTCCTGCCGCGGGCAAGGCCAAGGCCGAGGCAAAGCCGGACGACAAGTCCGAGGACGGTGAGGCCAAGCCGGAGGCCGCCGAGAAGACCGATCGCGACGGCACCGCCGAGGTCGTGAGCCTCGACGCCTTCCGTAAGAAGAACTGATTGTTCCGCTGATCCCGCGCCTCGTCCGGAGACGCGGGCGGGTGTCTTAGGAGCGGCGCTGTGCCACCATGCGCAGGCCCTCTTTCGGCCGCAGCGTCACCCGGTGCAGCGGCGTGACCGGCGGATGGTCCGCGGGCAGAGTGAGCCGCACTGACCGCGCGACCTGCGCGAGAACCAACGTCGCCTCCTGAACCGAAAAACTCTGGCCGATGCAGACGCGCGGTCCGGCGCCGAACGGCAGGTAGGCGAAGCGCTCGATGCGCTCGCGCCGCTCCCCGAGGAAGCGCTCGGGAATGAACGCATCCGGCTCGTCCCACAGCTTGCGATGCCGGTGCATCACCCAGGGGGCGATGATGACGGTCGAGTTGCGAGGAATCTTGACCCGCCCGATCCGATCCTCGCGCAGGGCCTGACGGCTGAGGAACGGCACCGGCGGGAAGAGCCGCATGGTCTCCTCCATCACAGCCTTGGTGAAGGGCAGCCGGTCGAGTCGCAGCGCGCCGTCCTCGCCGGCCGCGGCATCGGCCTCCGCCTCGACGCGTTCCTGCGCGGCCTCGTCCTGCGACAGGCAATAGAGTGCCCAGGTCAGGGCGTTGGCCGTCGTCTCGTGCCCGGCGGCGATGAAGGTGACGATGTTGGCCTTCACTTCGATGTCGGAGAGGCCGCGGCCGGTCTCCGGGTCCTGAGCCGCCAACAGCAGGGTCATCAGATCGTGGGGCGCCTCGCCGCGGGCGAGCGCCGCCTTGCGCTGATCCAGCAGCGTATCCACCACCTCGGCGAAGAAGCGCAGGGCCGGCCGAGCCCGCAGGCGGCCGAGCCGCGGCACGAAAGCGGGGAAGCCGAACACGTCGAGGGGGTCGATCGGGCCGATCGATTCGAGCAGCCGGGTAATGGCACGCCCGAGCGCGTCGGGATCACCCGGCAGCCCTTGTGTGAAGATCGTCCGCTCCAGCACGTCGAGGGTGGCGCGGGTCGTCTCAAGGGCGACGTCGACGGTGGCCCCGTCCCGCCGCGCCAATCGCCGGCCGAGGCGTGCGCCCGCCGCATCCATCTGCGCGACGAAGCCCGAAACATGGCGGGCGGAAAAGATGGGCGCCAGCGTGCGCCGCTGCAGGCGCCACTCCTCGCCCTCGGCCGTGAGCAGCCCGTCGCCGAGGCCCGGCGCCAGCACCCGCTTCTGGAGGTCGTCCTTGCGGTAGTGGGCGGCCCGCTCCACCAGCAGGTAGCGTACCAGGGCCGGATCGCTGACGACGGTGATCCGACCCATCGCCGTCTCGCCGGCAACGACGAATTCCTCGAAATGCGCGTCCATCCAGGTCGCGATCGGATTCTCACGCACCTTCTTCAGGAAGGCGAACAGGCCGAGCGGCTGCGTCAGCGGCGGCGGCACCTTCGGACGGAACGGCCCGGCTTGCGTGATGCGGGCCGGGCGGGTCGGCAGATCCAGCATGAAGAGGGGAGAACCTCGGCGGTGACGGAGTGCGCGATGCGTCATGCTCGGTTTCGGGCCGGCATCGCGCTTGGCATCATGCTTCGTTAAGTAGGGCCGCATCCGAGCCAACGAAGAGGCCACGATGTCGCCGCACGAGAACCCTGCCGTCGAGACACGCACCGAATCCGACACCTTCGGTCCGATCCAGGTGCCCGCCCACCGCTACTGGGGCGCCCAGACCCAGCGCTCGATCCAGAACTTCAAGATCGGCACCGAGCGCCAGCCGGCGCCGCTCGTCCACGCGCTCGGCATCGTCAAGCAGGCCGCCGCCCTGGTGAACAAGGATCTCGGCGGTCTCGACCCGAAGGTCGCCGACGCCATCGCCGAATCCGCGGCGGAAGTCGTCGCCGGCAAGCACGACGACGAGTTCCCGCTGGTGGTCTGGCAGACCGGTTCGGGCACCCAGTCGAACATGAACGCCAACGAGGTGATCGCGAGCCTCGCCAACGAGCGGCTCGGGGGCAAGCGCGGCGGCAAGTCGCCGGTTCACCCCAACGATCACTGCAATCGCGGCCAGTCCTCGAACGACACCTTCCCCACCGCGATGCACATTGCGGTCGCCCGCGAGGTGCAGGAGCGGCTTCTGCCGGCGCTCTCCCACCTGCACGCGGCGCTCGACGCCAAGGCGAAGGAGTTCGAGAGCATCGTCAAGATCGGCCGCACCCACCTGCAGGACGCGACCCCGGTCTCGCTCGGCCAGGAATTTTCCGGCTACGCGGCGCAGGTCGCGCTGGGCGGCGCCCGCATCGCCGCGACGCTGCCCGGCGTGCTGGCGCTGGCCCAGGGCGGCACCGCCGTCGGGACCGGCCTCAACGCGCATCCGGAATTCGCCGAGCGGTTCGCGGCCAAGGTCGCGGAGCTGACCGGTCTGCCCTTCACCTCGGCCGAGAACAAGTTCGAGGCGCTCGCCACCCATGACGCGCTCGTCTTCACGCAGGGCGCGCTGACGGCGCTGGCCACCGGCCTGTTCAAGATCGCCAACGATATCCGCCTGCTCGGCTCGGGCCCGCGCTCGGGTCTCGGCGAACTCTCGCTGCCCGAGAACGAGCCGGGTTCCTCGATCATGCCGGGCAAGGTCAACCCGACCCAGTGTGAGGCGCTGACGATGGTCTGCGCCCAGGTCGTCGGCAACGGCACCACGGTGAGCTTCGCCGGCAGCCAGGGCCATTTCGAGCTCAACGTGTTCAAGCCGGTGATCGCCAACGCGGTGCTGCAATCGGTGCGGCTGCTCGCCGACAGCTCGGTGAGCTTCACCGACAACTGCGTCGTCGGCATCAAGGCCAACACCGACCGGATCAGCGACCTGATGAGCCGCTCGCTGATGCTGGTGACCGCGCTTGCCCCCTCGATCGGCTACGACAAGGCCGCCGAGATCGCCAAGACTGCGCACAAGAACGGCACCACCCTCAAGGAGGAGGCGCTGCGGCTCGGCTACGTCACGGATGAGGAGTTCGAACGGGTCGTACGCCCCGAAACCATGCTGGCGCCGAGCGCGGAATAAGCGCTAGACTCGCTTCCCGGCGCGGGCCTTCCGCGCCGGGTCGTCGGAGGGGCTGACGCGATGGCCGAGATCATCAACCTGCGCCAGGTGCGCAAGGACCGTGAGAAGGCGGCGAAAGAGGCCAAGGCTGCGGAGAACCGCATCCTGTTCGGCCGGCCGAAGAAAGCGAAGACGCTGGCCGAGACGCGCAAGGCGATCGAGCAAGCCCGCCACGAGGGCCACCGCCTCGCTGATCCCGACAAGGAATGACGCGGGCGCCTCAGCGGGAGACCGCGAAGCGCTCCGTGATGATCGCGGGGCACCGCACCAGCGTCTCGCTGGAGGCGGAGTTCTGGGAGGCGCTTCAGGAGATCGCGCGGGGGCGCGGGCACTCGGTTCAGGCGCTGATCGGTGCGATCGATTCGGGGCGCGGCGAGCGCAACCTGTCCTCGGCGATCCGGGTGTTCGTGCTGAGCGCCTTTCGTCGCACCTCCGAAGTGTCAGAGAGCCCCTTCACGGATCGCGCCGGGATCGGCTAGGGCGTGCAGGAGCCCGGCAGCGGAGTGGGCGAAGCGTAGGGTGACCGCTTTGCGTCGAGCCGGGCTCAGCGGGTGGTCCGGCGGCTCGCGCAGGATCGCCGCGCCGAAGGAATCGGCGACGATCAGACCGCATTCTTCCGGAATCAGCGTCTCCGGCACCGTCTCGGGGATCGCGAAGAAGAAGCGGTCGCAATAGTCGCGGTAATTCGGCCATTTCCGGTCGGCGCGGAAATCGGCGACGCTCGACTTGATCTCGACGATGGTGAGCCGACCCGCCGCGCAGAGCGCGATCACGTCGGCGCGGCGCCCGTTAGCGAGCGAGAATTCCGGCAGGCTCACGCAGCCCATCTCGGCGAGCAGACGCCGCACCCCGCGCTGGATGTTCAGCGCGGTGGGCGACTGGCGGCGGTCGGGCGGCAGGACGATGTGGGCTAGCGCTGTGGACATGCCGGGCTGGTGGCTTGCGGATGCGGCCGAATCGAGTCGACCCATCCTGTCAGCCGAATCCCATCGGTGTCACCGGCCGCTTTGTCACAGCGCCAGGGCCGCCCGGATCGCCGCGAATCCATCCGTCAGCGCCGCCGGTCCCGGCTGGAGGATCAGCGGCGACTTGATCTCATGGATGCGCCCTGCGGCCACAGCGGGTATGGCCTGCCATCCGGGCCGGCCGCGGATGCGCTCCACGTTGACCCGCTTGCCGCACCAGGAAGCGAGGATCACGTCGGGCGCCGCCGCGATCACCTGCTCGCTCGTGACGATCCGGTCCTTCGCGGCCTGAGCCCGGCTCAGCTCCGGAAAGACATCCTGTCCGCCGGCAAAGCCGATTAGGTCCGAGACCCAGCCGATGCCGGAAATCATTGGCTCGTCCCATTCCTCGAAATACACCCTCGGTCGCGGCCGCCCAGCGGTCTCGGCGGCGGCGTCCGCAAGGCACGC is from Methylorubrum sp. B1-46 and encodes:
- a CDS encoding CPBP family intramembrane glutamic endopeptidase, with the translated sequence MPPASADARPSKPPLARLEAGLLWLGRVLLLIAVPLFILVLASGLAIAIIRIGGDLRLGIDPLLDTAARPRLPLSELAGRAVAVDALRQVLMAGLVVSLAAWVAGGAWRRRLGLARPDEARAPMRRLWLLLPLWPLIHIAWVTTSAAALNMNFGNGVRLSPFLSPSMLALWFAFVVVLAPITEELLLRGETFARASAFMGPAGTIVATALLFCLAHVSLDPGAKSALARPLTLLPLALTLGWLRWRTGRLWPCILLHGWSNFCLVAYQIGPSLLR
- a CDS encoding SspB family protein; the protein is MAEDLIRYDLLVQDALRGVVRKVLTDAAREGLSGEHHFYISFRTEAPGVRMSQRLREKYPQDMTIVLQHQFWDLGVSEHSFEVGLSFSGVPERLLIPFDALSGFFDPSVQFGLKFDLNEGAEGEQPEEAQPSAPIKAGPRGAASEPAEIKPKGTGLATVQGGPKIVPALPAAGKAKAEAKPDDKSEDGEAKPEAAEKTDRDGTAEVVSLDAFRKKN
- a CDS encoding cytochrome P450: MLDLPTRPARITQAGPFRPKVPPPLTQPLGLFAFLKKVRENPIATWMDAHFEEFVVAGETAMGRITVVSDPALVRYLLVERAAHYRKDDLQKRVLAPGLGDGLLTAEGEEWRLQRRTLAPIFSARHVSGFVAQMDAAGARLGRRLARRDGATVDVALETTRATLDVLERTIFTQGLPGDPDALGRAITRLLESIGPIDPLDVFGFPAFVPRLGRLRARPALRFFAEVVDTLLDQRKAALARGEAPHDLMTLLLAAQDPETGRGLSDIEVKANIVTFIAAGHETTANALTWALYCLSQDEAAQERVEAEADAAAGEDGALRLDRLPFTKAVMEETMRLFPPVPFLSRQALREDRIGRVKIPRNSTVIIAPWVMHRHRKLWDEPDAFIPERFLGERRERIERFAYLPFGAGPRVCIGQSFSVQEATLVLAQVARSVRLTLPADHPPVTPLHRVTLRPKEGLRMVAQRRS
- the fumC gene encoding class II fumarate hydratase — protein: MSPHENPAVETRTESDTFGPIQVPAHRYWGAQTQRSIQNFKIGTERQPAPLVHALGIVKQAAALVNKDLGGLDPKVADAIAESAAEVVAGKHDDEFPLVVWQTGSGTQSNMNANEVIASLANERLGGKRGGKSPVHPNDHCNRGQSSNDTFPTAMHIAVAREVQERLLPALSHLHAALDAKAKEFESIVKIGRTHLQDATPVSLGQEFSGYAAQVALGGARIAATLPGVLALAQGGTAVGTGLNAHPEFAERFAAKVAELTGLPFTSAENKFEALATHDALVFTQGALTALATGLFKIANDIRLLGSGPRSGLGELSLPENEPGSSIMPGKVNPTQCEALTMVCAQVVGNGTTVSFAGSQGHFELNVFKPVIANAVLQSVRLLADSSVSFTDNCVVGIKANTDRISDLMSRSLMLVTALAPSIGYDKAAEIAKTAHKNGTTLKEEALRLGYVTDEEFERVVRPETMLAPSAE
- a CDS encoding DUF4169 family protein — translated: MAEIINLRQVRKDREKAAKEAKAAENRILFGRPKKAKTLAETRKAIEQARHEGHRLADPDKE
- a CDS encoding ribbon-helix-helix domain-containing protein, with the translated sequence MTRAPQRETAKRSVMIAGHRTSVSLEAEFWEALQEIARGRGHSVQALIGAIDSGRGERNLSSAIRVFVLSAFRRTSEVSESPFTDRAGIG
- a CDS encoding MmcB family DNA repair protein, whose amino-acid sequence is MSTALAHIVLPPDRRQSPTALNIQRGVRRLLAEMGCVSLPEFSLANGRRADVIALCAAGRLTIVEIKSSVADFRADRKWPNYRDYCDRFFFAIPETVPETLIPEECGLIVADSFGAAILREPPDHPLSPARRKAVTLRFAHSAAGLLHALADPGAIREGAL
- a CDS encoding cobalamin-binding protein, which produces MRRFPPERIVCLTEETVETLYLLGEDQRIVGVSGYAVRPPQVRREKPRISAFTSADLPKILALEPDLVLAFSDLQAEIVANLARAGVAVHLFNQRDVAGCLAMIRTVGALVGAAERAEALARGYEACLADAAAETAGRPRPRVYFEEWDEPMISGIGWVSDLIGFAGGQDVFPELSRAQAAKDRIVTSEQVIAAAPDVILASWCGKRVNVERIRGRPGWQAIPAVAAGRIHEIKSPLILQPGPAALTDGFAAIRAALAL